The genomic region CCGCGGCCTCCTCGGCCCACTGGGCGCGCACCATCTTGGCCAGCGCCTCGGCCGCCCGGTCCAGATCGGCCGGCCCGCTCGGCCCGAGCGGGCGGGACCGGCGCCAGGCCCAGCCGCTGAGCGCCACGCTCATCGAGATCACCAAGGTGAGCGAGGCGACCGCCGCCTGCCCGCCCTGACGCACCGCCAGCACCACCGCCACGATCAGCGCGAGTGCGGTGCAGATCCCCACCGCCCAGGGCCACCAGCGCTTTTGATCTCCCATAGGGCGGAGTATGGCCGTTGGCCCACGACCGGTGGCGCAGGCGCCCGGACCGGTTGGCCCGAACGGGTGGGCCCTGGCGCGGGATGGCCGAGTCGGCGCGGCGAAACGCCCGCGAGGCCGGGGTGTTGTGGTGCTCTTGATACGAACCAGATGGGTGAGGTGGTTTCTTCCGTATGTGCGCCGACAGCATCCACACCGACACACTGATCGTCGGCTCCGGCCCGGTGGGCGCGACCTTCGCCCGCACCTTGGTGGAGGCCGGGCGGCAGGTCCACATGATCGACGCCGGGCCGCTGCTCTCCGCCCGCCCCGGCGCCCACCTCAAGAACAGCTACCTGTACCAGCGCAATGTGGACCTGTTCACCTCGGTGATCCAGGGGCATCTGTCGCTGCTCTCGGTGCCGCCCCGGACCCGGCCCGAAGTGACCCTGGACCCCTCGGCGTTCCGGGTGGACCACGACCGCTTCCGCGGCTTCGTGAACAACAACCAGAACCCGGCCCAGGATCCGGAGACCAACCTGGACGCGGCCGCGGTCTGCTACGCCGTCGGCGGCATGGCCACGCACTGGACCTGCGCCACCCCGCGGCACCACCCCCGACTGGAACGCTGCGAGTTGCTCGACGAGGCGCAGTGGAACGAGCTCTACGAGGTGAGCGAGCGCTTGCTCGGCACCCGCGCCGACGCCTTCGAGCAGTCCGTGCGCCACCGCCTGGTGCTGGGCGCGCTGCACGCGGAGTACCCCGAACTCGACGGGCCCTACGGGGTGCGGGCACTGCCGCTGGCCGTCGAACGCCGGCGCGACAACCCGGCGTTGGTGCACTGGAGCGGCACCGACACGGTGCTCGGACCGCTCGCCCACACCCGGCTGGTCGGCAACTCGCTGGTGGCCGAGCCGGAGTCCGGCGGCAGCTTCACCCTGCTGCCCGAACACCTCTGCACCAGGCTGGTGCTGGACGACGCCGGCGAACGGGTCGAGTACGCCGAGGTGACCGACCTGGCCGACTGGCGCACCATCCGGATCGAGGCGGAGAACTTCGTGGTGGCGGGCGGCGCCGCGCTCACCCCGCAACTGCTCTACGCCTCCCGGATCCGCCCGGAAGCACTCGGACGGTACCTGCACGAGCAGCCGGTGGCGTTCTGCCAGATCGTGCTGCACCAGCACCTGGTGGACCAGGTGGAGACCGAGGAGAGGTTCGCCGACCAGGTCCGCGCGCACCGCAAACGCAGCCCCGAGGACCCGGTGCCGATCCCGGTGGACGACCCCGAGCCGAACGTCTGGATCCCGGTCTGCGAACAGCGGCCCTGGCACTGCCAGATCCACCGGGACGCCTTCCACTACGGCAGCGTGGCCCCCAACATCGACCCGCGGCTGATCGTGGACCTGCGCTGGTTCGGCATGATCGAACCGCGCCGGGAGAACCGGATGACCTTCTCCGACACCGGCCAGGACAGCTTCGGGATGCCGCAGCCGACCTTCCAGTTCGAGCTGACCCGGCAGGACCGCGACCAACAGCACGCGATGATGCGCGACATGCTGCGCGCCGCCAGCGCGCTCGGCGGGTTCCTGCCCGGCTCGGAACCGCGGTTCGTCGCCCCCGGACTGCCGCTGCACATCACCGGCACCACCCGGATCGGCGAGGACCCGGACACCAGCGTGGTCGACGTCAACTCCCAGGTCTGGGGCCTGGACAACCTCTACCTCGGCGGCAA from Kitasatospora azatica KCTC 9699 harbors:
- a CDS encoding pyranose oxidase — its product is MCADSIHTDTLIVGSGPVGATFARTLVEAGRQVHMIDAGPLLSARPGAHLKNSYLYQRNVDLFTSVIQGHLSLLSVPPRTRPEVTLDPSAFRVDHDRFRGFVNNNQNPAQDPETNLDAAAVCYAVGGMATHWTCATPRHHPRLERCELLDEAQWNELYEVSERLLGTRADAFEQSVRHRLVLGALHAEYPELDGPYGVRALPLAVERRRDNPALVHWSGTDTVLGPLAHTRLVGNSLVAEPESGGSFTLLPEHLCTRLVLDDAGERVEYAEVTDLADWRTIRIEAENFVVAGGAALTPQLLYASRIRPEALGRYLHEQPVAFCQIVLHQHLVDQVETEERFADQVRAHRKRSPEDPVPIPVDDPEPNVWIPVCEQRPWHCQIHRDAFHYGSVAPNIDPRLIVDLRWFGMIEPRRENRMTFSDTGQDSFGMPQPTFQFELTRQDRDQQHAMMRDMLRAASALGGFLPGSEPRFVAPGLPLHITGTTRIGEDPDTSVVDVNSQVWGLDNLYLGGNGLLPRPNASNPTLTSVALAVRAARHILAR